A single genomic interval of Nocardioides palaemonis harbors:
- a CDS encoding antibiotic biosynthesis monooxygenase — protein MSAPVTVSVTRHVDPSHTTQMLAWMQAGTSMAEKFDGFLGSGWVRPSADSEEWHMLYRFSDASSLTAWEASPQRAWWLEAAQGSVEEKRRERRTGIEGWFDEPASVESLSAAPPAPPRWKQMVTIFMVFLPLSLLANVVASRTISDWALVPRVVLVTSVMTPLMTYVFLPWITRRMSWWLHR, from the coding sequence ATGAGCGCCCCCGTCACCGTCTCCGTCACGCGCCACGTCGACCCCTCGCACACCACGCAGATGCTGGCGTGGATGCAGGCCGGCACGTCGATGGCCGAGAAGTTCGACGGGTTCCTCGGCTCGGGGTGGGTCCGCCCGAGCGCGGACTCCGAGGAGTGGCACATGCTCTACCGCTTCTCGGACGCCTCGTCGCTCACCGCCTGGGAGGCCTCGCCGCAGCGGGCGTGGTGGCTCGAGGCCGCCCAGGGCAGCGTGGAGGAGAAGCGGCGTGAGCGGCGTACGGGCATCGAGGGCTGGTTCGACGAGCCCGCCTCGGTCGAGTCGCTGAGCGCCGCCCCGCCCGCGCCGCCGCGCTGGAAGCAGATGGTCACCATCTTCATGGTCTTCCTGCCGCTCAGCCTGCTGGCCAACGTCGTCGCCTCCCGCACCATCTCCGACTGGGCCCTGGTGCCGCGGGTCGTGCTGGTGACGAGCGTGATGACGCCGCTGATGACCTACGTCTTCCTGCCCTGGATCACCCGGCGGATGAGCTGGTGGCTGCACCGCTGA
- a CDS encoding long-chain-fatty-acid--CoA ligase, with the protein MPNLSSLLEGTAQAHPDRTAVVLGDTRLTYAQVDAAANQVANLLVSRGIEPGDKVALSCPNLPYFPIVYYGILKAGATVVPLNVLLKGREVAYHLDDSDAKAYFCFQGTPDLPIGTEGHAGFEQTEGCEHFVLITADPAAESPIEGAQTLGQALKGQSPVFETREVGADDTAVILYTSGTTGQPKGAELMHRNMISNALSSDALFGANADTPDTLLCVLPLFHSFGQTVIMNAGFAFGGTVVLLPRFEAGPALALMDKEDVTFFAGVPTMYWGLLGALDDSGVDVKKLASTMRVAVAGGSALPVEVHKEFERRFGVTILEGYGLSETSPVASFSVWGEPVRVGSIGKPIPGVEMKLINPEPGVREDVDEAEDAVGEIAIKGPNIMKGYYGRPDATAEAIVDGWFRSGDLGRKDADGWYYIVDRSKDMIIRGGYNVYPREVEEVLLTHPDVSLAAVIGVPHDSHGEEVKAVVIRKDGATVTEDELVAWGKEQMASYKYPRIVQFVDALPMTATGKILKRELS; encoded by the coding sequence ATGCCGAACCTCTCCTCGCTCCTCGAAGGCACCGCCCAGGCCCACCCGGACCGCACCGCCGTCGTGCTCGGCGACACCCGGCTGACCTACGCGCAGGTCGACGCCGCCGCCAACCAGGTCGCCAACCTGCTGGTCTCGCGCGGCATCGAGCCGGGCGACAAGGTCGCGCTGAGCTGCCCGAACCTGCCGTACTTCCCGATCGTCTACTACGGGATCCTCAAGGCCGGCGCGACGGTCGTCCCGCTCAACGTGCTGCTCAAGGGCCGCGAGGTGGCCTACCACCTCGACGACTCGGACGCGAAGGCGTACTTCTGCTTCCAGGGCACGCCCGACCTCCCGATCGGCACCGAGGGCCACGCCGGCTTCGAGCAGACCGAGGGCTGCGAGCACTTCGTCCTGATCACCGCCGACCCGGCCGCGGAGTCGCCGATCGAGGGCGCGCAGACCCTCGGCCAGGCGCTCAAGGGCCAGTCGCCGGTGTTCGAGACCCGCGAGGTCGGGGCCGACGACACCGCGGTGATCCTCTACACCTCCGGCACCACCGGGCAGCCCAAGGGCGCCGAGCTGATGCACCGCAACATGATCTCCAACGCGCTGTCCAGCGACGCCCTCTTCGGCGCCAACGCCGACACGCCGGACACCCTGCTGTGCGTGCTGCCGCTGTTCCACTCCTTCGGCCAGACCGTGATCATGAACGCCGGCTTCGCCTTCGGCGGCACCGTCGTGCTGCTGCCGCGCTTCGAGGCAGGACCGGCGCTCGCGCTGATGGACAAGGAGGACGTGACGTTCTTCGCCGGCGTCCCGACGATGTACTGGGGCCTGCTCGGCGCGCTCGACGACTCCGGCGTCGACGTGAAGAAGCTCGCCTCCACGATGCGCGTCGCCGTCGCGGGCGGCTCGGCGCTGCCGGTCGAGGTGCACAAGGAGTTCGAGCGCCGCTTCGGCGTGACCATCCTCGAGGGCTACGGCCTGTCGGAGACGTCGCCGGTGGCGAGCTTCTCGGTCTGGGGCGAGCCGGTGCGGGTCGGGTCGATCGGCAAGCCGATCCCGGGCGTGGAGATGAAGCTGATCAACCCGGAGCCGGGCGTGCGCGAGGACGTCGACGAGGCCGAGGACGCGGTCGGCGAGATCGCGATCAAGGGCCCCAACATCATGAAGGGCTACTACGGCCGCCCCGACGCGACGGCCGAGGCGATCGTCGACGGCTGGTTCCGCTCGGGCGACCTCGGTCGCAAGGACGCCGACGGCTGGTACTACATCGTCGACCGGTCGAAGGACATGATCATCCGCGGCGGCTACAACGTGTACCCGCGCGAGGTCGAGGAGGTGCTCCTCACGCACCCGGACGTCTCGCTGGCGGCCGTGATCGGCGTACCCCACGACAGCCACGGCGAGGAGGTCAAGGCCGTCGTGATCCGCAAGGACGGCGCGACCGTGACCGAGGACGAGCTGGTGGCCTGGGGCAAGGAACAGATGGCAAGCTACAAGTACCCGCGCATCGTGCAGTTCGTCGACGCGCTCCCGATGACCGCGACCGGCAAGATCCTCAAGCGCGAGCTGAGCTGA
- a CDS encoding SRPBCC family protein, which produces MTTRRFSAAVELDCTPEEAFTYLVDPRNRPRWQSSLLSVDVPADEEPHLGQAWSELTAVGVRPHLVVTDFVPFRSWAESGTWRGVRADLRLRFTARGAGCRVQAEGEVSGSGLYAAAALSSGLLAGRAIGADLRKAGRLIADRRDG; this is translated from the coding sequence ATGACCACCCGGCGGTTCTCGGCGGCGGTCGAGCTGGACTGCACGCCCGAGGAGGCCTTCACCTACCTCGTCGACCCGCGCAACCGGCCGAGGTGGCAGTCCAGCCTGCTGTCGGTCGACGTCCCGGCCGACGAGGAGCCGCACCTCGGGCAGGCGTGGAGCGAGCTGACCGCGGTCGGGGTGCGCCCCCACCTCGTGGTCACCGACTTCGTGCCGTTCCGGTCCTGGGCCGAGAGCGGCACCTGGCGCGGCGTGCGCGCCGACCTGCGGCTGCGCTTCACCGCCCGCGGCGCCGGCTGCCGGGTGCAGGCCGAGGGGGAGGTCAGCGGGTCGGGCCTGTACGCCGCCGCCGCGCTGAGCTCCGGCCTGCTCGCCGGACGGGCGATCGGCGCCGACCTCCGCAAGGCCGGCCGCCTGATCGCCGACCGGCGCGACGGGTGA
- a CDS encoding phosphoribosylaminoimidazolesuccinocarboxamide synthase: MADLNIPTAPLIEGTTHVHSGKVRDLYRIDTGEHEGRLLMVASDRISAYDFVLDSTIPDKGEILTRMSLWWFDQLADLVGNHVVSTDVPAAVAGRAVVCERLDMFPVECVARGYLTGSGLLDYHRTNEVCGIPLPAGLQDGSRLPEPIFTPATKADLGDHDENVDYEAVVEAVGDDAAAELRMLTMEVYGKAHDLARDRGIILADTKLEFGRRSDGTTILADEVLTPDSSRFWPAADWQPGRAQESYDKQIVRNWLTSAESGWDRTSGEAPPPLPDEVVERTRRRYVEAFELLTGERL; this comes from the coding sequence GTGGCCGACCTCAACATCCCCACCGCGCCCCTGATCGAGGGCACCACCCACGTGCACTCCGGGAAGGTCCGCGACCTCTACCGCATCGACACCGGTGAGCACGAGGGCCGGCTGCTGATGGTCGCCAGCGACCGGATCTCGGCCTACGACTTCGTCCTCGACTCCACCATCCCGGACAAGGGCGAGATCCTCACCCGGATGTCGCTGTGGTGGTTCGACCAGCTCGCCGACCTCGTCGGCAACCACGTGGTGTCGACCGACGTCCCCGCGGCCGTCGCCGGGCGGGCGGTCGTGTGCGAGCGGCTCGACATGTTCCCCGTCGAGTGCGTCGCCCGCGGCTACCTCACCGGGTCGGGCCTGCTCGACTACCACCGCACCAACGAGGTCTGCGGCATCCCGCTCCCGGCCGGCCTGCAGGACGGCAGCCGCCTCCCGGAGCCGATCTTCACGCCCGCCACGAAGGCCGATCTCGGCGACCACGACGAGAACGTCGACTACGAGGCGGTCGTCGAGGCCGTGGGCGACGACGCCGCGGCCGAGCTGCGGATGCTGACCATGGAGGTCTACGGCAAGGCCCACGACCTCGCCCGCGACCGCGGGATCATCCTGGCCGACACCAAGCTGGAGTTCGGCAGGCGTTCCGACGGCACCACGATCCTCGCCGACGAGGTGCTCACGCCCGACTCGAGCCGGTTCTGGCCGGCCGCCGACTGGCAGCCCGGGCGCGCCCAGGAGTCGTACGACAAGCAGATCGTGCGCAACTGGCTCACGTCCGCGGAGTCCGGCTGGGACCGCACGTCGGGGGAGGCTCCGCCGCCGCTGCCCGACGAGGTCGTGGAGCGCACCCGTCGCCGCTACGTCGAGGCCTTTGAGCTGCTCACCGGGGAGCGGTTATGA
- a CDS encoding DUF3817 domain-containing protein, giving the protein MSPTRLYRLVARAEAVTWALLLTGMFLKYVTETTELGVQVFGMVHGVVFIAYCLTTVLLWVDQSWSTGRLVAGLAAAVPPFATIPFERSAERAGLLGDTWRLRTQAPHGPVERLAAWLVRRPAQGALAGVVAVAGLTAVALVLGPPA; this is encoded by the coding sequence ATGAGCCCCACCCGCCTCTACCGGCTCGTCGCCCGCGCCGAGGCCGTCACCTGGGCGCTGCTGCTGACCGGGATGTTCCTCAAGTACGTCACCGAGACCACCGAGCTCGGCGTGCAGGTCTTCGGGATGGTCCACGGCGTCGTGTTCATCGCCTACTGCCTCACCACCGTCCTGCTGTGGGTCGACCAGTCGTGGTCGACCGGCCGGCTGGTCGCGGGTCTCGCGGCGGCCGTCCCGCCGTTCGCGACGATCCCCTTCGAGCGCAGCGCCGAGCGCGCGGGCCTGCTCGGTGACACCTGGCGGCTGCGCACCCAGGCGCCGCACGGCCCGGTCGAGCGGCTGGCGGCCTGGCTGGTCCGCCGTCCCGCCCAGGGTGCGCTGGCCGGCGTCGTCGCCGTCGCCGGGCTGACCGCGGTCGCGCTGGTCCTCGGCCCGCCCGCCTGA
- a CDS encoding glycosyl hydrolase family 18 protein: MRTTTAALALALLVPFAPAAARPSSDRRVEHLAVTGYALPSTPPEVVGRDAGALTTVTVAAVSLRRDGASLTRPDARVAALVESAHAVGLRAELLVGNYSDRLGDFDTDAAAALLSSQTRIDAVADRLAALVAEGGWDGVNVDLERVRRQDSRGLVAFVTALRERLPATASVTIDVSARTSRAGYLAGGYRLDELAGVVDAVQLMAYDQHGPGWSGPGPVGGLPWVRDAVAAALEEVPAARLDLGVAGYGYLWRGDGSGRTLTVRGARRLVERAGATPRWRRGAGEWSARLPGERRVWWSDARSRGVRAELASALGLRGLAIWRLGSAGPLAPPASRIPG, encoded by the coding sequence GTGCGTACGACGACCGCCGCCCTCGCCCTCGCGCTGCTGGTGCCCTTCGCCCCTGCGGCGGCGCGCCCCTCCTCCGACCGTCGCGTCGAGCACCTCGCGGTCACCGGGTACGCCCTGCCGAGCACTCCGCCCGAGGTCGTCGGGCGCGACGCGGGGGCGCTCACGACGGTCACCGTCGCCGCGGTCTCGCTCCGTCGCGACGGTGCGTCGCTGACCCGGCCCGACGCCCGGGTCGCGGCTCTCGTCGAGTCGGCGCACGCCGTCGGCCTGCGCGCCGAGCTGCTGGTCGGCAACTACAGCGACCGCCTCGGTGACTTCGACACCGACGCGGCTGCAGCGCTGCTGTCGAGCCAGACGCGCATCGACGCCGTCGCCGACCGGCTCGCCGCGCTCGTCGCCGAGGGCGGCTGGGACGGCGTCAACGTCGACCTCGAGCGCGTGCGGCGCCAGGACTCCCGCGGGCTGGTCGCCTTCGTGACCGCGCTGCGCGAGCGCCTGCCCGCCACGGCCTCCGTGACGATCGACGTCTCGGCGCGGACCAGCCGCGCGGGCTACCTCGCCGGTGGCTACCGGCTGGACGAGCTCGCCGGCGTCGTCGACGCGGTGCAGCTGATGGCGTACGACCAGCACGGCCCCGGGTGGTCGGGGCCGGGTCCGGTCGGCGGCCTGCCGTGGGTCCGGGACGCCGTGGCCGCGGCCCTCGAGGAGGTGCCGGCCGCTCGCCTCGACCTCGGTGTCGCCGGCTACGGCTACCTCTGGCGCGGCGACGGCTCGGGCCGCACCCTCACCGTCCGCGGAGCCCGGCGGCTGGTCGAGCGCGCCGGCGCGACGCCCCGTTGGCGTCGAGGTGCAGGCGAGTGGTCCGCCCGGCTGCCGGGCGAGCGGCGGGTGTGGTGGTCCGACGCCCGTTCCCGCGGCGTACGCGCCGAGCTGGCCTCGGCCCTCGGCCTCCGCGGCCTCGCGATCTGGCGGCTCGGGTCGGCCGGCCCACTGGCCCCACCCGCCTCGAGGATCCCCGGCTGA
- a CDS encoding acylphosphatase codes for MKSVQARVTGRVQGVAFRWHTEEQARRLGVTGWVRNEVDGSVLLHAEGEDAAVDALVDWCRTGPPSARVEHVAVRDDAPTGATSFETTG; via the coding sequence ATGAAGTCGGTGCAGGCGCGGGTCACGGGTCGGGTCCAGGGCGTCGCGTTCCGCTGGCACACCGAGGAGCAGGCACGCCGGCTCGGGGTCACCGGCTGGGTCCGCAACGAGGTCGACGGGTCGGTCCTGCTGCACGCCGAGGGCGAGGACGCCGCCGTCGACGCGCTCGTCGACTGGTGCCGCACCGGGCCGCCGTCGGCGCGCGTGGAGCACGTCGCGGTGCGCGACGACGCACCCACCGGCGCGACGTCGTTCGAGACCACCGGCTGA
- a CDS encoding glycoside hydrolase domain-containing protein, with translation MPRHLSTSAARSLLAALALTVAAPLVALAPTGAHAERSAAPRLASQQQIAMATPGDFTGHGFDQCLAPSQSAMDAWWKKSPFTAVGIYISGDSRACRSQPNLSATWVATQVARGWRLLPIALGPQASCQPRFPRYQDDFKISNKAAGGYSTAAAQGVAEADKNAADAVAYGIGPGATIWYDLEGFDLTNTACRESALVFVSSWVTRIKQQGYVAGFYSSASSGIKMLDDARTQRPGQFALPDRIWIARWDGNADTSTTYIPEEGWRPGGRMKQYRGGHNETWGGVTINIDSNFIDLGAGSQPVPEGRCPGTRLGFWKYPTLTPGAAKVARVKVLQCLLIEQGTYAGAVNGSYDAATIAAARAWQAARKFTPTDTFAKRHWVALLSAGARTTVKRGSSDESVHRLQRALNAAGAGRFRATGVFDAKTEAALRAYQKRLRITVSGVATPQTWNKLQRGL, from the coding sequence ATGCCTCGCCACCTGTCGACGAGCGCCGCCCGCTCGCTCCTGGCCGCCCTCGCGCTGACCGTCGCCGCACCGCTCGTCGCGCTGGCGCCGACCGGGGCGCACGCCGAGCGGTCGGCGGCCCCGCGCCTGGCCAGCCAGCAGCAGATCGCGATGGCGACGCCGGGTGACTTCACCGGCCACGGCTTCGACCAGTGCCTCGCGCCGAGCCAGTCGGCGATGGACGCGTGGTGGAAGAAGTCGCCGTTCACCGCGGTCGGCATCTACATCTCCGGCGACTCCCGCGCCTGCCGCAGCCAGCCGAACCTCAGCGCCACCTGGGTCGCCACGCAGGTCGCCCGCGGCTGGCGGCTGCTGCCGATCGCGCTCGGCCCGCAGGCCTCCTGCCAGCCGCGCTTCCCGCGCTACCAGGACGACTTCAAGATCTCCAACAAGGCCGCCGGCGGCTACTCCACGGCCGCGGCCCAGGGCGTCGCGGAGGCCGACAAGAACGCCGCGGACGCCGTCGCGTACGGCATCGGCCCCGGCGCCACGATCTGGTACGACCTCGAGGGCTTCGACCTCACCAACACCGCCTGCCGCGAGTCCGCGCTCGTGTTCGTGTCGAGCTGGGTGACCCGCATCAAGCAGCAGGGCTACGTCGCCGGCTTCTACTCCAGCGCCAGCTCGGGCATCAAGATGCTCGACGACGCCCGCACCCAGCGGCCCGGCCAGTTCGCCCTGCCGGACCGGATCTGGATCGCGCGCTGGGACGGCAACGCCGACACGTCGACGACCTACATCCCCGAGGAGGGCTGGCGTCCCGGCGGCCGGATGAAGCAGTACCGCGGCGGCCACAACGAGACGTGGGGCGGCGTCACCATCAACATCGACAGCAACTTCATCGACCTCGGCGCGGGCTCGCAGCCGGTGCCGGAGGGCCGGTGCCCCGGCACGCGCCTCGGCTTCTGGAAGTACCCGACCCTCACGCCGGGCGCCGCGAAGGTCGCCCGGGTCAAGGTGCTGCAGTGCCTGCTGATCGAGCAGGGCACCTACGCCGGAGCGGTCAACGGCAGCTATGACGCCGCGACGATCGCCGCCGCCCGCGCCTGGCAGGCCGCGCGGAAGTTCACGCCCACCGACACCTTCGCGAAGCGGCACTGGGTCGCGCTGCTCTCGGCCGGCGCGCGTACGACGGTCAAGCGCGGCTCGAGCGACGAGTCGGTCCACCGCCTCCAGCGCGCCCTCAACGCCGCCGGCGCCGGTCGCTTCCGGGCCACCGGGGTCTTCGACGCCAAGACCGAGGCCGCGCTGCGTGCGTACCAGAAGCGGCTGCGGATCACCGTCTCCGGAGTCGCCACCCCGCAGACCTGGAACAAGCTCCAGCGGGGGCTCTGA
- the purQ gene encoding phosphoribosylformylglycinamidine synthase subunit PurQ, with amino-acid sequence MRVGVVTFPGSLDDGDARRAVTIGGNEAVALWHGDDDLKGVDAVVLPGGFSYGDYLRCGAISRFAPVMTSVVEAAGKGMPVLGICNGFQILCESHLLPGALIRNDHRKFVCRDQRLRIERVDTPWTSAYAAGAEVTIVLKNGEGGFVADEATLDRLEGEGRVVARYLDDNPNGSLRDIAGVSNERGNVVGLMPHPEHAVEDLTGPGTDGLGFFTSLASQVFA; translated from the coding sequence ATGCGCGTCGGCGTCGTCACCTTCCCGGGCTCGCTCGACGACGGCGACGCCCGTCGCGCCGTCACCATCGGCGGCAACGAGGCCGTCGCGCTGTGGCACGGCGACGACGACCTCAAGGGCGTCGACGCGGTCGTGCTGCCGGGCGGCTTCTCCTACGGCGACTACCTCCGCTGCGGCGCGATCTCGCGCTTCGCGCCGGTCATGACGTCCGTGGTCGAGGCGGCCGGCAAGGGGATGCCCGTCCTCGGCATCTGCAACGGCTTCCAGATCCTCTGCGAGTCCCACCTGCTGCCCGGCGCGCTGATCCGCAACGACCACCGCAAGTTCGTCTGCCGCGACCAGCGCCTGCGCATCGAGCGCGTCGACACCCCCTGGACCTCGGCCTACGCCGCCGGAGCGGAGGTCACCATCGTGCTCAAGAACGGCGAGGGCGGCTTCGTCGCCGACGAGGCGACGCTCGACCGGCTCGAGGGGGAGGGGCGCGTGGTCGCGCGCTACCTCGACGACAACCCCAACGGCTCGCTGCGCGACATCGCCGGGGTCTCCAACGAGCGCGGCAACGTCGTCGGCCTGATGCCCCACCCCGAGCACGCCGTCGAGGACCTCACCGGTCCCGGCACCGACGGCCTCGGCTTCTTCACCTCGCTCGCCTCGCAGGTCTTCGCATGA
- the purS gene encoding phosphoribosylformylglycinamidine synthase subunit PurS — translation MARVVVDVMPKPEILDPQGKAVLGALPRLGFSGVADVRQGKRFELEIDGEITDEVLAEIDKMAESLLSNPVIENYEVHVEDRSVAEIAAEAGR, via the coding sequence GTGGCCAGAGTCGTCGTCGACGTCATGCCCAAGCCCGAGATCCTCGACCCCCAGGGCAAGGCGGTGCTCGGTGCGCTGCCCCGCCTCGGCTTCTCCGGCGTCGCCGACGTCCGGCAGGGCAAGCGGTTCGAGCTCGAGATCGACGGCGAGATCACCGACGAGGTGCTCGCCGAGATCGACAAGATGGCCGAGAGCCTGCTGTCGAACCCGGTGATCGAGAACTACGAGGTCCACGTCGAGGACCGCTCCGTGGCCGAGATCGCCGCCGAGGCCGGTCGCTGA
- a CDS encoding RNA polymerase sigma factor — MDISGDERDRRFRALYAAHFDGVLGYALRRCQRAEDAADVTAETFLVAWRRLAHVPVGDGERPWLYAVARRQLANHRRGDLRRRRLGERLRHDLSLVVPDFSDRVVQDAVVDAAMSRLSARDEEVLQLHLWEGLESREIAEVLGLPVSIVRPRLSRARARLRDLLGNDPPAAGHIQGKQPIPSREEER; from the coding sequence ATGGACATCTCGGGGGACGAGCGCGACCGGCGCTTCCGCGCGCTCTACGCCGCGCACTTCGACGGCGTGCTGGGCTACGCCCTGCGCCGCTGCCAGCGCGCGGAGGACGCGGCCGACGTCACGGCCGAGACCTTCCTGGTCGCCTGGCGACGGCTGGCGCACGTCCCCGTCGGGGACGGCGAGCGCCCCTGGCTCTACGCCGTCGCCCGCCGTCAGCTCGCCAACCACCGCCGCGGCGACCTGCGCCGCCGCCGGCTCGGCGAGCGCCTGCGCCACGACCTCAGCCTCGTCGTGCCGGACTTCAGCGACCGGGTCGTGCAGGACGCGGTCGTGGACGCGGCGATGTCGCGGCTGAGCGCGCGCGACGAGGAGGTCCTCCAGCTGCACCTCTGGGAGGGGCTGGAGTCGCGTGAGATCGCCGAGGTCCTCGGGCTCCCGGTGAGCATCGTGCGCCCGCGGCTGTCCCGGGCGCGGGCCCGGCTGCGTGACCTGCTCGGCAACGATCCGCCCGCTGCCGGACACATCCAGGGCAAGCAACCGATCCCGAGCCGAGAGGAGGAGCGATGA
- the purL gene encoding phosphoribosylformylglycinamidine synthase subunit PurL yields MTTSGATGTLDTVSAASTDAEREQPWAELGLKADEYARIREILGRRPTSSELAMYSVMWSEHCSYKSTKVHLKQFGEIPQETPVGAMLAGIGENAGVIDIGQGYAVTFKVESHNHPSFVEPYQGAATGVGGIVRDILAMGARPVAVMDPLRFGPLDAPDTARVLPGIVAGVGGYGNCLGLPNIGGEAVFDATYAGNPLVNALCVGVLRHEDLHLAKASGVGNQVVLYGARTGGDGIGGVSVLASETFDADGPAKRPSVQVGDPFMEKLLIECTLELFAAGVIAGIQDLGGAGLSCATSELASAGDGGMHVELDRVPLRDSTLAPEEILMSESQERMMAVVEPGDVEAFMAICAKWDVEAVVVGEVTDTGRLHIDWHGERVVDVPPRSVAHDGPTYQRPYARPDWQDDLQADDASRLARPTSGEELRDTLLRLVASPNLCDKSWITDQYDRYVQGNTVLAQPADSGMVRVDAETDLGVSVSTDCNGRFAKLDPYTGAQLALAESFRNVATGGARPLAVSDCLNFGSPEDPAVMWQFAEACRGLKDACLELGIPVTGGNVSLYNQTGETAILPTPVVAVLGVIDDVTRRTPTGFGAAGERVFLLGETRDELSGSEWAHVVHGHLGGLPPVLDLAAEQALASLLQDAARDGVLTSAHDLSEGGLAQALAESTFHRGIGASVSLASVAGGDAFVALFSESAGRALVTATDEQADALVALAERHGVPLTPLGRTGGDTLAVEGAFEVPVAEAKAAWRATLPAALGS; encoded by the coding sequence CTGACGACGTCCGGCGCCACCGGCACCCTCGACACGGTCTCCGCGGCGTCCACCGACGCCGAGCGTGAGCAGCCCTGGGCCGAGCTCGGGCTGAAGGCCGACGAGTACGCCCGGATCCGCGAGATCCTCGGCCGTCGCCCGACCAGCTCGGAGCTGGCGATGTACTCGGTGATGTGGAGCGAGCACTGCTCCTACAAGTCCACCAAGGTGCACCTCAAGCAGTTCGGCGAGATCCCGCAGGAGACGCCGGTGGGCGCGATGCTCGCGGGCATCGGAGAGAACGCCGGCGTCATCGACATCGGCCAGGGCTACGCCGTGACGTTCAAGGTCGAGAGCCACAACCACCCGTCGTTCGTCGAGCCCTACCAGGGTGCGGCCACCGGCGTCGGCGGCATCGTCCGCGACATCCTCGCGATGGGCGCGCGTCCGGTCGCCGTCATGGACCCGCTGCGGTTCGGTCCGCTCGACGCCCCCGACACCGCCCGCGTGCTGCCCGGGATCGTGGCCGGCGTCGGCGGCTACGGCAACTGCCTCGGTCTGCCCAACATCGGCGGCGAGGCGGTCTTCGACGCGACCTACGCCGGCAACCCGCTGGTCAACGCCCTCTGCGTCGGCGTGCTGCGCCACGAGGACCTCCACCTCGCCAAGGCCTCCGGCGTCGGCAACCAGGTGGTCCTCTACGGCGCCCGCACCGGCGGCGACGGCATCGGCGGCGTCTCGGTGCTGGCCTCCGAGACCTTCGACGCCGACGGCCCGGCCAAGCGGCCGAGCGTCCAGGTCGGCGACCCCTTCATGGAGAAGCTGCTCATCGAGTGCACCCTCGAGCTCTTCGCCGCCGGCGTCATCGCCGGCATCCAGGACCTCGGCGGCGCGGGCCTGTCCTGCGCCACCTCCGAGCTCGCGTCGGCCGGCGACGGCGGCATGCACGTCGAGCTCGACCGGGTGCCGCTGCGCGACTCGACGCTCGCTCCCGAGGAGATCCTCATGAGCGAGTCGCAGGAGCGGATGATGGCCGTCGTCGAGCCCGGCGACGTCGAGGCGTTCATGGCGATCTGCGCCAAGTGGGACGTCGAGGCGGTCGTGGTCGGGGAGGTCACCGACACCGGTCGGCTGCACATCGACTGGCACGGCGAGCGCGTCGTCGACGTACCCCCGCGGTCCGTGGCGCACGACGGCCCGACCTACCAGCGGCCGTACGCCCGACCCGACTGGCAGGACGACCTGCAGGCCGACGACGCCTCCCGCCTGGCCCGACCGACGTCGGGCGAGGAGCTGCGCGACACGCTGCTGCGGCTCGTGGCCTCGCCGAACCTCTGCGACAAGTCGTGGATCACCGACCAGTACGACCGCTACGTCCAGGGCAACACCGTGCTCGCGCAGCCGGCCGACTCCGGCATGGTGCGCGTCGACGCGGAGACCGACCTCGGCGTCTCGGTCTCGACCGACTGCAACGGCCGCTTCGCGAAGCTCGACCCCTACACCGGTGCGCAGCTCGCGCTGGCCGAGTCGTTCCGCAACGTCGCCACCGGCGGCGCCCGCCCGCTCGCCGTCTCCGACTGCCTCAACTTCGGCTCGCCGGAGGACCCCGCGGTCATGTGGCAGTTCGCCGAGGCCTGCCGCGGCCTCAAGGACGCCTGCCTCGAGCTCGGCATCCCGGTCACCGGTGGCAACGTCAGCCTCTACAACCAGACCGGTGAGACCGCGATCCTGCCGACTCCTGTCGTCGCGGTGCTCGGCGTCATCGACGACGTCACGCGGCGCACCCCGACCGGGTTCGGCGCGGCCGGCGAGCGGGTCTTCCTGCTCGGCGAGACGCGCGACGAGCTGTCCGGCTCCGAGTGGGCGCACGTCGTGCACGGCCACCTCGGCGGCCTCCCGCCCGTCCTCGACCTCGCCGCCGAGCAGGCGCTCGCGTCGCTGCTCCAGGACGCCGCGCGCGACGGCGTCCTCACCAGCGCCCACGACCTGTCCGAGGGCGGCCTCGCCCAGGCGCTGGCCGAGTCGACCTTCCACCGCGGCATCGGCGCGTCGGTGTCGCTGGCCTCCGTCGCCGGTGGCGACGCGTTCGTGGCGCTCTTCTCCGAGTCTGCCGGTCGCGCGCTCGTGACCGCCACCGACGAGCAGGCCGATGCACTGGTCGCGCTCGCCGAGCGCCACGGCGTACCGCTCACGCCGCTCGGCCGCACGGGAGGCGACACGCTCGCGGTCGAGGGCGCCTTCGAGGTGCCGGTCGCCGAGGCGAAGGCCGCCTGGCGCGCGACGCTGCCGGCAGCCCTGGGCTCCTGA